From the Nocardiopsis changdeensis genome, one window contains:
- a CDS encoding amidohydrolase family protein: MQTSSPPSGAVDAHQHFWPAGVRPRDPRMAVLDRAFAPADLERELAGGIARTVLVQCAAGPAENDRLAAYAAAFAPVGAVVAWLPLDDAGAAERELARVRALTPLVRGLRAAVPPGTRADGELLRVMAAAGEAGLVWEIVVTDASHVRLVEEVTAVHPSLGIVVDHLATPPLGRPDAGAWGEWIDRLAALPSVAVKVSVGGDVLTGWDWDAGALAPYVGWALEAFGPERAMLAGNWPVVRLAADHATAWGSLRAAVAAATSAAGLARVEGGTARHWYGIAG, from the coding sequence GTGCAGACCTCTTCACCACCGTCCGGGGCGGTGGACGCCCACCAGCACTTCTGGCCCGCGGGGGTGCGCCCGAGGGACCCGCGGATGGCGGTGCTCGACCGCGCGTTCGCCCCCGCCGACCTGGAACGCGAACTGGCCGGCGGGATCGCGCGCACGGTGCTGGTGCAGTGCGCGGCCGGGCCCGCGGAGAACGACCGGCTGGCCGCGTACGCGGCGGCCTTCGCGCCGGTCGGGGCCGTGGTGGCCTGGCTGCCGCTGGACGACGCCGGCGCCGCGGAGCGGGAGCTGGCGCGGGTGCGCGCCCTGACGCCGCTGGTCCGGGGCCTGCGGGCGGCCGTCCCGCCGGGCACCCGCGCCGACGGGGAGCTGCTGCGGGTGATGGCGGCGGCGGGGGAGGCCGGGCTGGTGTGGGAGATCGTCGTGACCGACGCGTCCCACGTGCGGCTGGTGGAGGAGGTGACTGCGGTCCACCCGTCCCTGGGCATCGTGGTGGACCACCTGGCCACGCCGCCGCTGGGCCGCCCCGACGCCGGGGCGTGGGGGGAGTGGATCGACCGTCTGGCGGCTCTGCCCTCGGTCGCGGTGAAGGTCTCCGTCGGGGGCGACGTGCTGACCGGGTGGGACTGGGACGCCGGCGCCCTGGCTCCTTACGTCGGATGGGCGCTGGAGGCCTTCGGGCCGGAACGGGCGATGCTGGCCGGGAACTGGCCGGTCGTCCGCCTCGCGGCCGACCACGCCACCGCCTGGGGCTCGCTGCGCGCGGCCGTCGCCGCCGCGACCTCGGCGGCCGGGCTCGCCCGGGTGGAGGGCGGCACCGCGCGCCACTGGTACGGGATCGCCGGGTAG
- a CDS encoding DUF4352 domain-containing protein — MLLGCGIAALLVIVLAVACTGAFFSAFTGPAEDTSGDGAQETPVGLGEPADLGQWRVTIESIETASSYEETSPQGEFKLVALTVENIGTESTIFDSGALSLIDADGNTHSASTTGSEDSLFLEQINPGNQKSGTAVFDVPEGTEITAVEIQDTFSMEDPVTVQVD, encoded by the coding sequence GTGCTGCTCGGTTGCGGGATCGCGGCCCTGCTGGTCATCGTTCTGGCGGTCGCGTGCACGGGGGCGTTCTTCTCCGCGTTCACGGGGCCTGCGGAGGACACTTCCGGCGACGGGGCCCAGGAGACCCCTGTCGGTCTCGGGGAGCCCGCCGATCTGGGGCAGTGGCGCGTCACGATCGAATCGATCGAAACGGCGTCGAGCTACGAAGAGACGAGCCCTCAGGGCGAGTTCAAACTCGTGGCGCTGACCGTCGAGAACATCGGTACCGAGTCGACGATCTTCGACAGTGGAGCGCTGTCCCTCATCGACGCCGACGGCAACACGCACTCGGCGTCGACCACGGGGAGTGAGGACTCCCTGTTCCTGGAGCAGATCAACCCCGGGAACCAGAAGTCCGGAACCGCTGTCTTCGATGTTCCCGAAGGGACCGAGATCACGGCCGTCGAGATCCAGGACACGTTCTCCATGGAGGACCCCGTCACGGTCCAGGTCGACTGA
- a CDS encoding DUF4352 domain-containing protein → MYEQPPGEPQQPWQRPPRSQENWPWVLLGCGIAALLVLILMVACTASFFGTVLSPSGSGDGGVGTSEDTSEGPDAPGDGDGGISAEGESQDIGIGEPGVMADWRITVDSVETSPTYGDGYSLEEAQGEFHLVGLTVENIGREVGHFSEEDLTLIDAEGNRHEADTSILADGALSSEQVNPGNRVMGTVAFDLPEGAQPTVLEVSGAGAPLEILLD, encoded by the coding sequence ATGTACGAGCAACCCCCCGGCGAGCCACAGCAACCGTGGCAGCGACCCCCGCGGTCTCAGGAGAACTGGCCCTGGGTCCTTCTCGGCTGCGGGATCGCCGCTCTGCTGGTCCTCATCCTGATGGTCGCCTGCACGGCCTCGTTCTTCGGTACCGTCCTGAGCCCCTCGGGGAGCGGTGACGGCGGGGTCGGAACCTCCGAGGACACCTCGGAAGGCCCTGATGCCCCCGGCGATGGTGACGGTGGTATCAGTGCCGAAGGCGAGAGCCAGGACATAGGCATCGGAGAGCCCGGGGTCATGGCCGACTGGCGCATCACCGTCGATTCGGTGGAGACCTCTCCCACCTACGGCGACGGGTACTCCCTGGAGGAAGCCCAAGGCGAGTTCCACCTCGTCGGCCTGACCGTCGAGAACATCGGGCGCGAGGTCGGTCACTTCTCCGAGGAGGATCTGACCCTGATCGACGCGGAAGGCAACAGGCACGAGGCCGACACTTCGATCCTCGCCGACGGTGCCCTGTCTTCGGAGCAGGTGAACCCCGGGAACCGGGTGATGGGCACGGTCGCCTTCGACCTTCCCGAGGGGGCGCAGCCCACCGTCCTGGAGGTCTCCGGGGCCGGAGCCCCGCTGGAAATCCTATTGGACTAG